In Bradyrhizobium sp. WBOS07, the genomic window AAGGCGTCGGCGTCGTCGGCGGTCCTGCCCTTGTCGGTCGGGAAATGGATCAGCACGAAATTGGCGACGCTCGGCGTCACCTTCAATCCGAGCCTGCCGATCTCCTCGGTCAGCCAGTTGCGCCAGGTCTCGGTGAACTGCTTCGACATCGCCTGATGCGCGGTGTCCTCGATCGCGGCGACCGCGGCATACATCGCCGGCGTCGAAACGTTGAAGGGACCGCGGATGCGGTTGACGGCGTCGATGATGTGCTCGGGGCCGAACATCCAGCCGATGCGGAGCGCAGCGAGGCCGTGGATCTTGGAGAAGGTGTGGGTCACCACCGTGTTCTCGGTGGTGGCGACGAGCTCGATCCCCATCTCGTAGTCGTTGCGCGAGACGTAGTCGCAATAGGCGGCATCCAGCACCAGCAGCACGTGCGAAGGCAGGCCGGCGCGCAGCCGCTTGACTTCGTCGAACGGGATGTAAGTGCCGGTCGGGTTGTTGGGGTTGGCGAGCCAGACCAGCTTGGTCTTCGGCGTCACCGCCTTGAGGATGGCGTCGACGTCGCAGGTGAGATCCTTCTCCTGCGCGATCACGTTCTTGGCGCCGACCGCCATGGTCGCGATCGGGTAGACCAGGAAGCCGTGCGTGGTGGAGATCGCCTCGTCGCCGTGGCTCAGATAGGTGTGGGCAAGCAGATTGAGGATCTCGTCCGAGCCGGCGCCGCAGATGATGCGGTTGGGGTCGAGCCCGAAGGAGCGGCCGATCGCCTCGCGCAGCACGCGCGAGGTGCCTTCCGGGTAGTCTTCCAGGTGGTCCGCCACGCGCTTGAACGCCTCGATCGCCTTGGGCGAGGGCCCGAACGGCGTCTCGTTGGCGGACAGCTTGAACACCTTGCGGCCCGGTTCGGCGACCGGGCTCTTGCCGGGCGTATAGGGCGCAATATCGAGAATGCCGGGATTCGGCACGGGGCGGGACATCTTGAACTCCGAAAATGGCAGGGCGTGGCGCGCGGTTTACGATTTCGCCCCGGTCGGGGGCACCGTATAGCGCGTTGCGTGGCTGCCGACGAGGGCCACGGAGCGCACGGAGGCCCCCGCCTCGATCAGGGCAGCCCTGATTTTGTCGATGCTGGTCGCGCTCGTGACCGAGACCAGCAGCGCCGCGCCGTCGAAGGCGGTATCGGGGACCGCCACGATCTCGGCCAACGGCGACAGCGCGCGCGCGACCTCGGCGTTCCAGCCGGAGACGCGGACGCTGAAGGTCTCGACCTCGGTCACCAAAGCGCTGTCGGCGACGCGCGAGATCGCGAAGACCGGCAATGCGGCGGGATGGTCGGCGCGTTCGATGAAGGGCATCCGCGCGATGATCTTCGGCGCGCCGTCCGCTTCCAGCTCCAGCCACCACGGCGTGCGGCTGGACGTGGCCGAGACCATGGCCAAATCGCCCTTGGATTTCGCCACCGCCTCGACCGCGGCCTGCGCGCTGAAATGCGCGACGTAGGGCACGGTGAAGCCGAAATTGAAGCGCACGGAATCGCGCATCGCCGCCTCGCTGGCCGAGATGTCGGCATGCACGGAGAACGGCGCCTGCACATAGGTGAAGGTCGAGATGATGACGCGCCAGATGCTCTCGACCGTGTCGAGCGGCAGGATGCCGCGATGACGCTGCACGAGCTCGCGCATCATCGAGGCCTCGCGCGCCGGACGGAACGCCGAGCCCACCTCCTGGGTCTGCTTCACCTGGATCAGCCGGTCGATGATGTCGCCGCGCTGCATAAGCAGGCGATGCATGCCCTCGTCGATCGCGTCGATCTCCTTGCGCAGTTCCTGCAGCGATGGCGGCGCGGGCGGACGTTGGGACATGTCTGGCTGTCGATCGTTTTCGAATGGGGAATGTCCTGATTAGGCAGTCGGGGCGGCGAAAGCAAAGAGAAATGACGTCCTTTCCGGGCGAGGCGGCAGAGGCGAATTGAGCCGATCCGGGCCGCGACTTGACGAAAACCGCCCAAGACGGTAGCTTTTGCCCGTTCCGTGGTCATTTGAGCCGGCCGGCTTGCAGCCACGTTAAAAAACTCGCTAAACAGGCCGGGGACGCTTCCGATCCCGGCCGAACCTATCGTTCAGGCCGGGTTTTTCATGGCCTGATGCAAGTGGCGATCAGCGTTTGATCGCAAACGAGGTCGATGGTCAGATGGGTGGCGTCAAGTCGATACCGAGTCCTGCGATCAGCGCCGACGAGCGGTCGCATGAGGTGGATCATCCGAGCTCGCAGGTCGCGCATTTCGGCGCCGAGCAGCCGCTGCGGCTCGATTGCGGCGTCGATCTCAGCCCGTTCCAGATCGCCTACCAGACCTATGGCGAGCTCAACGCCGATCGCTCCAACGCGGTCCTGATCTGCCATGCCCTGACCGGCGATCAGCATGTCGCCAACGTCCATCCCGTCACCGGCAAGCCGGGCTGGTGGGAGACGCTGGTTGGCCCCGGTCGGCCCATCGACCCCAAGCACTACTTCATCATCTGCTCCAACGTGATCGGCGGCTGCATGGGCTCGACCGGGCCGGCGTCGATCAATCCCGCCACCGGCAAGGTCTGGGGCCTGGATTTCCCTGTCATCACCATCCCCGACATGGTGCGCGCGCAGGCCATGCTGATCGACCGGCTCGGCATCGACACGCTGTTCGCGGTCGTCGGCGGCTCGATGGGCGGCATGCAGGTGCTGCAATGGACCGCGGCCTATCCTGCCCGCGTGTTCTCCGCGCTGGCGATCGCCTGCGCGACGCGGCACTCAGCGCAGAACATCGCCTTCCACGAGCTCGGCCGCCAGGCCGTGATGGCCGATCCCGATTGGCACGGCGGCGGCTATGCCGATCACGGCATCCACCCGCATCGCGGGCTCGCGGTGGCGCGCATGGCGGCGCACATCACCTATCTCTCGGACGCGGCCTTGCATCGCAAGTTCGGCCGTCGCATGCAGGACCGCGAGCTGCCGACTTTCTCGTTCGACGCCGACTTCCAGGTCGAATCCTATCTGCGCTACCAGGGGTCCTCCTTCGTCGAGCGCTTCGACGCCAATTCCTATCTCTATCTGACGCGCGCGATGGACTATTTCGACATCGCTGCCGACCATGGCGGCGTGCTGGCGAAAGCGTTCGCTGACATCAAGACCCGCTTCTGCGTCGTCTCCTTCACCAGCGACTGGCTGTTTCCGACCTCGGAATCGCGCGCGCTGGTGCATGCTCTGAACGCATCGAGCGCGCGGGTGTCGTTCGCGGAGATCGAGACCGATCGCGGACACGACGCCTTCCTGCTCGACGTGCCCGAATTCTTCGACATCTCCCGCGCCTTCCTGCAATCGGCCGGCAAGGCGCGCGGGCTCACCGGCAAGAAGGACGGCTAGCGATGTCTGTACAGGAAGTGCTGCCGCTCGGCGGCCTTGCGGCGGGGCAGTCCGGCCAGTTTCGCGCCGATCACCTCCTGGTCGCCGAGATGGTCAAGCCGGGCTCGAAGGTGCTCGATGTCGGCTGCGGCGAGGGCGATTTGTTGCAGCTGCTGGAGACGCGCGGCATCGACGGCCGCGGCATCGAGCTGTCGCGCGAGGGCGTCAACCGCTGCGTCGCCAAGGGTCTTGCGGTGGTGCAGGGCGATGCCGACACCGACCTCGTCAATTATCCCGACGACGCCTTCGACTACGTGATCCTGTCGCAGACGCTGCAGGCGACGCGGCAGCCGCGGGTGGTGCTGGAGAATTTGCTGCGCATCGGCCGAAGAGCCATCGTCTCGTTCCCGAATTTCGGCTTCTGGAAGATGCGGCTCCAGCTCCTGGTCGGCGGCCACATGCCGCGCACCGAGAACCTGCCGGCGACCTGGTACGACACCGCCAACATCCATTTCTGCACCATCAAGGACTTCGTGCAGCTCTGCGACGAGATCAACGTCAAGATGGAGCGCTCGGTTGCGCTCGATCTCTACGGCCGGCCGGTGCCGCTGAACCTGCCCTGGTGGGTGTGGAACATGTTCGGCGAGCAGGCCGTGTTTCTGCTGAGCCGGGGGGCGGGGAAATAGTTTCCCGTAGCCCGGATGGAGCGGAGCGCAATCCGGGGCTGGTCGCGCCGCCCTCGAGAATCCCGGATTACGCTTGCGCTCCATCCGAGCTACGAGACGGAGCGTTTTGCTGCGCCGTCGCCTTAATGCGCCGCCAGCGAGCGCGGATCCCGCGCCGGCCAGCGCCCCGCTTCCACCAGCGTCACGAACCGCTCGACGCTTTCATTGAACAGCGCGGGCTCTTCGAGATTGAGCACGTGGCCTGACTTCGGAAACATCGCCAGCCCCGCTGCGGGAAGGTGCTTCTTCAGGAACAGGCTCGGGCCAACGCACGGATCGTCCTCGTCGCCGCAGATGATCAGTGCCGGCGTCGTCGCCTTCCTGATCGCATCCGTCATCGTGTAGATCGAGGGACGGCCGCCCTGGAAGCCGCGCATCGTGCGCGCCGAACCCTTGGCGTCGTGACGTGCCAGCGCGGCATAGAAATCGGCGTGGCCGCGCGGATCCTTCACCAGGAAGGGAATCCGGCTCGGTGCCTCGCGCGTGACTTTGGCGACCTCGGCGGAGCCCAGCGTCTCGAACTGCTCGGCATTGGCGCGGCACTGCTGGCGCCAGGCCGCCAAATTCTCCAGCTCCGAACCCGAGCCGACGCCGGCCAGCGTCATCGACAGCGCGCGCTGCGGCGCGTTCAATCCGATTTGGAGCGACGAGTAGGCGCCCATCGATAGGCCGACGAGATGCGCGCGCTCGATTCCGAGATGATCGAGCACCGCGAGCGCATCGCCGTAGAAATGCGTGTAGCTGTAGACCTCGCCCTCGGGCACGTCAGACGGCGTGTAGCCGCGTGCCGAATAGGTGATGCAGCGGTGGCCGCGCGAGAAGTAGCGCATCTGCGGCTCCCAATTGGTGTAGTCGGCCGCGAACTCGTGCAGAAAAATGATCGGCGTTCCCTGGCCCGCCTCTTCGAAATAGATGCGGATGTCGTCCCTGGTCTTGGCGTGGGGCATTAACCGTTTCCCTCTGTTCAAGCCGTCTTTGCAGGATCGCAGTTAATGCTGTTGTCCGCAATGCGGCAGCATCGACCAGTGTCGGCACAAAATCATCGCAGCTATACGCGGGCTACCCGCGTCTTTTTCTCGCCACATCGGGCGGCTTAACGGCCGGACGGATGTCGGCTCTTGCACGGGCCGGCGGGAAGTGGGGTGTCAACGAAGGATGAAGAATGTTTGAGTTGTTTGCGTCTCGCCTGTCGCGTTGTGTTGTTGCGCTGGCGATTTTCCTTGCGGCGGTTGCCGCGTTCGTTTCTCCGGCCTCAGCGCGGCCGCATCATCGTCATAGCGCAGAGCGGCACGCTCACGTGCACCACGCCAGACATCATCATTTCCGGCATCATGCACGCAGCTCGCGCTTCGAGCGCAGCGCGGCGCAGTTGCAGGCGAGCGGATTCGGCAACACTTTTGCCAGCTATGATCCGAACACCAATAGCCCCGGCGTCGCCATGAGCGGCAATGGTGGAACGATCATCACCGGCGGCGGTCGAATGGTCACGCGCGCAAGCCGTCGAGCGGCGCTGAGCGCGAGCGGCGGCATGGCGAGTGAGGCCACGAGCAGTGGTGGCTTCGGCGGCGGCTCCCTGGTGTCGGAAGCGCGCCGTTACGTCGGCGGCAATCCGACCGGGCGCGGCAGCCTTTGGTGCGCGCGCTTCATGAACATGGTGCTGGAGAAGACCGGTCATCGCGGCACCGGCTCGGACATGGCGAACTCCTTCGCCCATTACGGCACGCGCGTCTCCGGTCCGCAGGTCGGCGCCATCGCGGTGATGTCGCGCGGTCGCCGCGGCGGCCATGTCGGCATCGTCACCGGCATCGATGCGCAGGGCAATCCGATCATGATCTCCGGCAACAACGGCAACCGCGTTCGCGAGGCGCCGGTCTCGCGCGGGAAGATCTATGCGTATGTGATGCCGAATTGAGGTGACGAGCGTAGGGTGGGTTAGCTGGCGGTCCGCGCGAAGCGCGGTCCGCTGGCGTAACCCGCCGCTTCTGTTTCTGCGGTGACAGACAGTGGTGGGTTACGCCTACGGCTAACCCACCCTACGAAGCTCACAGCAGCTTCGGCTCTTCCACCGCAACCGCATCGCCCACGCCGATCTCGCCGCCTTCGATCACCTCGGCATAGATGCCGCAGTCCATGTGGCCGAGATGGCGCGAGAGCGTCGGCGGGATCTCGAGATCGCGCTTGGCCGTCACCGGGTCCACATTGGTGGCGGGGCAGCGGACGATGCGCTTGACCACCTTCAGCCGCGCCTGTCCGATCGCAAGCGTCTGGCCGACGAGATCGAGCTCCGACCAGGCCGGCCAGCCCTTCACGTAGAGATTGGCGCGGAAGCGCAGCGGATGCACCGCGGCGCCGCCCAGCATGGTCTCGATGGCGCGGACACTGCCGAGATTGATGATGGAGACCACCTTGCGGGCGACGTCGGAGAAGCTGTGGTCGCGGCCGGACAGCAGCTTCGGCGGGCCCTTGAGTTCCGGCTGAAAGTTTTCCGCGACGTAGCGCTCGATGGCCGCCCGCCCGGCCGCGGTCTCCAGGTCCCCGCTGGCGACGACCTGACCGCCCCTGCGGATGGTCAGGACATTGCTGGCGTCGTCGAAATGGCTGTCGAGCTCGGCCAGCCGCTCATTGCGTGCCAGCATCAGGAACTGGATCTTCGGCTTCCATTCGGGCGCTTCAGGATCGAAACCGCTCGGACCGTTCTCGATGGCGTAGCGGCGGTCGGCGGGCAGGGTCTGGCCCGGTCGCAAGGGGACGCGGCGCAGCGGCTCCGGCGTCAGGCCCTTGACCGGGTAGCGGTAGAGGCCGGTGATCTCGGCGGTCTGGCTGGCTGTCATGCCGCTACTTAGAGGATTCGGCCGGCCCGCGCCAAGCAGCCGAGAAGCGCACGAAATTGTGAACGCGCCTCTTTCGTTCCGCCGGACCGCTTCCCACATCTGCCTCAGGTCGGCGCCAAGTCGGCAAAAGACCACCGTTCCCGCTTGAGAATCCTCAATGCGGTCAGCCGTAACCCAATGAAGATGCCGTATTGGGGTGCCTGAGAGGGCCCCAAGGGCAGGCCGAGGGACAGAACAGATGAATATCGAGAAATATACCGAACGCTCCAGGGGCTTCATCCAGTCCGCGCAGTCGCTTGCGATGCGCGAGGGGCATCAGCAGTTTTCGACCCTGCACATGCTGAAGGTCCTGCTGGACGACAATGAGGGGCTGGCTTCCGGCCTGATCGACCGCGCCGGCGGCAATTCCCGTGCAATCCTGAAGGCGACCGAGGACGCCCTCGGCAAGGTGCCGAAGGTCTCCGGCGGCGGCGCCGGCCAGATTTACCTCGCACCCGAACTCGCCCGCACCTTCGACGCCGCGGAGAAGGCCGGCGAGAAGGCCGGCGACAGCTTCGTCACCGTCGAGCGGCTGCTGCTCGGCCTCACGCTGGAGAAGTCCAGCGAAGCCGGCACGATCCTGAACAAGGGCGGCGTCACCCCGCAGAACCTCAACGCGGCGATCGAGGCGCTGCGCAAGGGCCGCACCGCGGACTCCGCGACTGCCGAGAACGCCTATGATGCGCTCAAGAAATATGCCCGCGACCTGACCCAGGCGGCGCGCGACGGCAAGCTCGATCCGGTCATCGGCCGCGACGAGGAGATCCGCCGCACCATCCAGGTGCTGTCGCGACGGACCAAGAACAATCCCGTCCTGATCGGTGAGCCCGGCGTCGGCAAGACCGCCATCGCCGAAGGCCTCGCGCTGCGCATCGTCAACGGCGACGTGCCCGAGAGCCTGAAGGACAAGAAGCTGCTGTCGCTCGACTTGGGCGCGCTGATCGCCGGTGCGAAATATCGCGGCGAGTTCGAGGAGCGGCTGAAGGCCGTGCTCCAGGAGGTGACCGGGAGCGAGGGCACCTTCATCCTGTTCATCGACGAGATGCACACGCTGATCGGCGCCGGCAAGGGTGACGGCGCGATGGACGCCTCCAACCTGCTCAAGCCGGCGCTTGCGCGCGGCGAGCTGCACTGCATCGGCGCGACCACGCTCGACGAGTATCAGAAGCACGTCGAGAAGGACGCGGCGCTGGCGCGGCGCTTCCAGCCGATCTTCGTCAGCGAGCCCTCGGTCGAGGACACGATCTCGATCCTTCGCGGGTTGAAGGACAAGTACGAGCAGCACCACGGCGTGCGGATCACCGATTCCGCGCTGGTGGCGGCGACGACCCTGTCCAACCGCTACATCACCGATCGCTTCCTGCCCGACAAGGCGATCGACCTCATGGACGAGGCCGCGGCCCGGCTGAAGATGCAGGTCGATTCCAAGCCGGAAGAGCTGGATTCGCTCGACCGCGAGATCATCCGGCTCAAGATCGAGCAGGAAGCGCTGAAGAAGGAAACCGATCCCGGCTCCAAGTCGAGGCTCCAGACGCTGGAGAAGGACCTGGCCGAGCTCGAGGAGAAATCGGCTGCGCTGACGTCGCGCTGGAGCGCGGAGAAGAACAAGCTCTCCGACGCCCAGAAGCTGAAGGCCGAGCTCGACGGTCTGCGCGTCGAACTCGCCAACGCGCAGCGGCGCGGCGAATTCCAGAAGGCGGGCGAGCTGGCCTATGGCAGCATTCCGCAACTGGAGAAGCAGCTTGCCGATATCGAGGCCAAGGAGAATTCCGGCGAGATGGTGGAGGAGGCGGTCACCGCCAACCACATCGCGCAGGTGGTCTCGCGCTGGACCGGCGTGCCCGTCGACAAGATGCTGGAAGGCGAGAAGGAGAAGCTCCTCAAGATGGAGGAGCAATTGGGGCAACGCGTCGTCGGCCAGGCCGAGGCCGTGCGTGCGGTCGCAACCGCCGTCCGCCGCTCGCGCGCAGGCTTGCAGGACCCGAACCGCCCCACCGGCTCGTTCATGTTCTTAGGCCCGACCGGCGTCGGCAAGACCGAGCTGACGAAAGCCTTGGCGGAATACCTGTTCAACGACGAAACCGCGATGGTCCGCCTCGACATGTCCGAGTACATGGAGAAGCACTCGGTCTCGCGATTGATCGGCGCGCCTCCGGGCTATGTCGGCTATGACGAGGGCGGCGCGCTCACCGAAGCGGTGCGGCGCCGGCCCTACCAGGTGGTGCTGTTCGACGAGATCGAGAAGGCGCATCCCGATGTCTTCAACGTCCTGTTGCAGGTGCTCGACGACGGCCGCCTGACCGACGGCCAGGGCCGTACCGTCGACTTCCGCAACACGCTGATCATCATGACCTCGAACCTCGGTTCGGAATTCCTGGTGAACCAGCCGGAGGGCGAGGATACCTCGGCCGTGCGCGATCAGGTGATGGGAATGGTGCGCGGACATTTCCGCCCCGAATTCCTCAACCGCGTCGACGAGATCATCCTGTTCCACCGCCTGCAGCGCAGCGAGATGGGCCGGATCGTCGAGATCCAGTTCGCACGGTTGCAGAAGCTGCTGACCGATCGCAAGATCACGCTGACGCTCGACGCGGCCGGCCGCGACTGGCTCGCCGCCAAGGGCTGGGATCCCGCCTACGGCGCACGTCCGCTGAAGCGCGTGATCCAGCGCCACCTGCAGGACCCGCTCGCCGAGATGATCCTGGCCGGCGACGTCAGGGACGGCGACAGTGTCGCGATCTCGTCCGAAGGCAACGTGCTGACCTTCAACGGCAAGGCGCCGCAGACCGCGGAGATTACGCAGTTCGAGGCGCCGGTGGCGAAGCGCAAGCTGAACTGAGGGTTGGCGTTCGAAAGCAACCAGATGCCCCGGAGAGGTCGACCTCTCCGGCGCGTTTGTCGTGTCAGACCGCCCGCCGGTTAACCGAGTGCTGACGCGGAGCCGGGATCGACAGGGCCCTGCTCCTCGTCGTCTTCATCGAGATCAGAGAGAATATCGACGAGCTCGCGAACGCGGCCCTGCGCCAGCGGCCGCAGATCGTTGATCATCGGCTCGTCGTTGGCGAGCCAGGCCCTGGCTTCTGCGAACTCCTCGGCGGTTGCGCCGGTTCCGATAATCCGGGCAATGGTGACATCGTCTGCGCCGTCTACCGCCTTGGCGACATCGTCGCGTGAGAGGTGCGTCATGGGCAGCCCTCCTGCTGTCGGCTTCGTCAGCGTCCAACCGAGAACCGGCCCACCGGTTCCCGGCCAACGCGTGCAACCCAAGCCTACTTCTTGGCGGCCTTGTAGATGGCGTTATCGACGTCCGAGCTGAAGTAGATGACGCCCGACGCCCCGACCGCCACGCCCGTCGGAATATTGCTCGGCAACCCGCCGGGCGTACCCGGGAGGCCGATCGGGAGGTTGGCTGCGATCTCCGTCACCGTGCCGCTGTCCGGCGCGATCGCGATCAGCCGCTTGGCGCCGACTTCCGCCACGATCAATTGGCCATCGGGACTGCGCGCGATGCCTTCCGGCATTTTCAGCTCCTTGGCGAGCACCGTCTTCCCGCCCTTGCTGTCGATCCGGGACACCGTGCCGGCAAAGGCCTCGGTGACGTAGACCTCGTCGGTCTTGCCGCGGACGAGCCCGACCGGGCCTTCGAGGTCGCCGATCAGCGTGGTGCGATCCTTGCCGTGCTCGCCGCTCACCTTGACCAGCGACTTGGTGCCGAGCTCGGCGACCAGGATGCTGCCGTCCGCAAGCATGATTGCGTCGTGCGGCGCCTTGAAGCCGTGCAGCATGTCGCGCGTGGTGCCGGTCTTGGCGTCGATCACCTGCACCGTGCCGGTGAACCAGCTCGACAGCACCACATCGTTGCCCTGCGCCGTCGCGCTCATCGGATATTCGAGCGTGGTGCCGGCGCCGTGCATGCGCGCCTTCTCGGTGACCTCGCCGGTCGCCCCATTCACCGTGCGGTAGGCGAACACGTCGGCGACGTGGATCGTATCCTTGCCGTTCTCGCTAGTGACGCCGATGCCGCCGGGCAAAGCCAGCTTGCCGATGATGATCTGCCTGGCCTGGCCGGTCGCGGGATCGACCTCCTGGATTCCATTGTCGGCCATGTTGGAGACATAGATGCGGTCCTTGGCGTCGATGGCGAGATTGTCCAGCGAGGGCTTCAATTGCGCGACAATGGTCTTGCTGCCCGATTTGGGATCGACCCGGACGAGCTGGCCGAGCGCGGTGTCGATCACGAACAGATTGCCCTTGGAATCGAAGTTCACCGCGGCCGGAATCTTGAAGCCCTCGGCGACGACGGTCAGCTCGGCCTTGTCGACGTCGACCTTGGCGACCTGGCCCTTGAACCAGAGCGGACCGTAGAGCTTGTCGTCGGGACCGAACTCGAAGCCGTTTAGGCCGCCCATCTTCTCCATGATCTGGCGCGGCGGCTTCACACCCTCGACGTCGATCTCGTACAGCGTATCGCCGAGGAAGACGGTGGTGGCGTAGAGCCGGCCGTCCTTGCGAAAGGCGAGCGAGTTGATGCCGGGAAGGCCGCTCGCGAGCTTCTTGATCGGGCCGTCGCCCTTGCGGGAATAGAGATCGCCGGTCAAGAATCCGGTCCAGGCCATGGTGCCGTCAGGCGCGAACGCGATGTCGTCGGCCATGCCGACAGGGGAGGGGATTGCAACCTTGGCGCTACCGCCTGATATGTCGACCTCGTAGAGCGCCGCGCCGGCGACGCTGCCGGCGAACAGGTGGCCGGCCTTGTCGACGCCGAGCCCATGGACGCCATGGAATGCCGAGCCAGGAACGAGCTTCGTGACCTCCCAGCTCTCCGCCGACGCGTCTGTGGTGGCGAAAAGCGCGGCGATCAGGGCTGCGCAGGCGAGCCTGTTGTTCATGGCGAGACCTCCCGTTTTTTGGAAAGTATTCGCCGCTCACGCTGCTTTGGCAAACGAAACTTGGCGTTGTGACGCCGCCACGCGGCGTTGCCCTGCAGCGACTGTGTTTGAAACTCTGTTTGAAAATGTTCGGCCGATAACGGCCGTTGCCTGCTTACCGGTTGGTGACTTACCGGTTCGTGACCTGCAGCGGGCCGCCGGTGGCGTCCGACATGCGCGCGATGGCGCCGCCGCGGCCGCTCATCATGCCCTCGAGCCGGTCGCGCTCCTTCTCGAAGCTTGCGAGCATCGGGCCCTCGAGCGAACGGCCGCGCGGCAGCTTCACGCGCATCGGGTCGACGAAGCGGCCGTTGACCAGGATCTCGTAATGGACATGCGGGCCGGTCGACTGGCCGGTCGAGCCGACGAAGCCGATCACCTGGCCCTGGCGCACCTTCTTGCCCGCCTCCATGCCCTTGGCGAAGGCCGACATGTGACCGTAGGCGGTCTCGTAGCCGTTGGAATGCTTGATGCGGATGTACTTGCCGTAGCCGCCCTCGGGGCCAGCCTTCTCGA contains:
- a CDS encoding SMP-30/gluconolactonase/LRE family protein is translated as MNNRLACAALIAALFATTDASAESWEVTKLVPGSAFHGVHGLGVDKAGHLFAGSVAGAALYEVDISGGSAKVAIPSPVGMADDIAFAPDGTMAWTGFLTGDLYSRKGDGPIKKLASGLPGINSLAFRKDGRLYATTVFLGDTLYEIDVEGVKPPRQIMEKMGGLNGFEFGPDDKLYGPLWFKGQVAKVDVDKAELTVVAEGFKIPAAVNFDSKGNLFVIDTALGQLVRVDPKSGSKTIVAQLKPSLDNLAIDAKDRIYVSNMADNGIQEVDPATGQARQIIIGKLALPGGIGVTSENGKDTIHVADVFAYRTVNGATGEVTEKARMHGAGTTLEYPMSATAQGNDVVLSSWFTGTVQVIDAKTGTTRDMLHGFKAPHDAIMLADGSILVAELGTKSLVKVSGEHGKDRTTLIGDLEGPVGLVRGKTDEVYVTEAFAGTVSRIDSKGGKTVLAKELKMPEGIARSPDGQLIVAEVGAKRLIAIAPDSGTVTEIAANLPIGLPGTPGGLPSNIPTGVAVGASGVIYFSSDVDNAIYKAAKK